In a single window of the Phycisphaerae bacterium genome:
- a CDS encoding ADP-ribosylglycohydrolase family protein: MDKIILGREEYRDKVYACWLGKNIGGTLGAPWECHRYPHALDFYEPLPSKAAPNDDLDLQLIWLKMLEEQGTDPALPWFAEYWNRYGASYPWNEYGFFMRNYSRGLKPPVAGCFENYFVDEMGSPIRSEIWACLLPGDPQAAARMAWKDSAVDHAGGEGTYGEMFWAAIESAAFVEKDPMTLLRLGLSMIPISSHIARAVREVIWCHENGQTWGQARERISHRFGHIQPCNAIPNHGFTVIGWLYGKDFGDKLCKAVNCGYDTDCTGATLGSVLGILGGTAGIPKKWVEPIGTDIVVHKFTRNFTPPKNLMELTDRTVAVAEKAMAKSRECAFGDKTTLPKDTLTRLFRNDVARAALQQDSQMAVDICGDKEVSFHYNGYPVLWPNIGRTVEVTVAGETNPQVELQVPAGWSCRRLGPARFELLSTGPIADRNTVKVVLSGGAAVDFVMLGPGEAKGFPAGDNVRACPKCWARIEACICEDN; the protein is encoded by the coding sequence ATGGACAAGATCATTCTGGGTCGCGAAGAATACCGGGACAAGGTCTACGCCTGCTGGCTGGGCAAGAACATCGGCGGCACGCTGGGCGCGCCGTGGGAATGCCACAGGTACCCTCACGCGCTGGATTTCTACGAGCCCCTGCCGAGCAAGGCGGCTCCGAACGACGACCTGGACCTGCAGCTCATCTGGCTCAAGATGCTGGAAGAACAGGGCACCGACCCGGCCCTGCCGTGGTTCGCCGAGTACTGGAACCGCTACGGCGCCTCGTACCCGTGGAACGAGTACGGGTTCTTCATGCGGAACTACAGCCGGGGCCTCAAGCCTCCGGTGGCCGGATGCTTTGAAAACTACTTCGTGGACGAGATGGGCTCGCCGATCCGCAGCGAGATCTGGGCGTGCCTGCTTCCGGGCGATCCGCAGGCGGCGGCCCGAATGGCCTGGAAGGACTCCGCCGTGGACCACGCCGGCGGCGAAGGCACCTACGGCGAGATGTTCTGGGCGGCGATCGAGTCGGCGGCATTCGTCGAGAAGGATCCGATGACCCTGCTGCGGCTGGGACTGAGCATGATCCCGATCAGCAGCCACATCGCCAGGGCCGTCCGCGAGGTGATCTGGTGCCACGAAAACGGCCAGACCTGGGGGCAGGCCCGGGAACGGATCAGCCATCGGTTCGGCCACATTCAACCGTGCAACGCCATTCCCAACCACGGTTTTACCGTCATCGGCTGGCTCTACGGCAAGGATTTCGGCGACAAGCTCTGCAAGGCGGTTAACTGCGGCTATGACACCGACTGCACCGGCGCCACGCTGGGATCGGTGCTGGGCATCCTCGGCGGCACGGCGGGAATCCCCAAGAAATGGGTCGAGCCGATCGGCACCGACATCGTCGTCCACAAGTTCACCCGTAACTTCACGCCACCCAAGAACCTGATGGAACTGACCGACCGGACGGTGGCGGTGGCGGAAAAGGCGATGGCCAAGTCGCGGGAATGCGCGTTCGGCGACAAGACAACGTTGCCCAAGGACACCCTGACGCGGCTCTTCCGCAACGACGTGGCCCGCGCGGCGCTGCAGCAGGACAGCCAGATGGCGGTCGATATCTGTGGCGACAAGGAAGTCTCATTCCACTACAATGGCTACCCGGTCCTGTGGCCGAACATTGGACGAACCGTCGAGGTGACGGTCGCGGGAGAAACGAACCCGCAGGTCGAACTGCAGGTTCCCGCCGGCTGGAGTTGCCGGCGGCTGGGACCGGCCAGGTTCGAACTGCTCTCGACCGGCCCGATCGCGGATCGGAACACCGTCAAGGTGGTCCTGAGCGGCGGAGCGGCGGTGGACTTCGTCATGCTCGGCCCGGGCGAAGCCAAAGGCTTCCCAGCCGGCGACAACGTCCGGGCCTGCCCCAAGTGCTGGGCGCGGATCGAAGCGTGCATCTGCGAGGACAACTAG
- a CDS encoding ADP-ribosylglycohydrolase family protein: MAVQERPIQLSRREYRDKVRGCWLGKNIGGTLGGPFEGHKYVNGLTFYDPVPREPQPNDDLDLQLVWLKMLEDTGTLEPSLTDFVRYWLDYLRAYPDSEYGVCLMNLERGLRPPISGCFENGFADNMGAPIRSEIWACIAPGDPQLAAVLACRDALLDHAGGEGVYGEMFWAAVQSAAFVLSDPLTLIRIGLSMIPLTSYVAQAIREVLWCRDRGMNWAQTQHHIANLFSNPATGWRGMGAAALAAPNHAFTVLGWLYGKDFEDRLLKAVNCGYDTDCTGATLGALLGILEGADALPARWVKPVGDRIILYERTRRFNHPKTVAELTQRTAAVMEQVVAGRSDTVCLGNKTVVPDNLQDLLWRNQKARAALSLYDPLSAVETDRDLEIVFHYDREPVLYPKVEMIVRISLRRDGQPVEGAAMQLTGPKGWKVVEHGPGVFGVRAERMPANGWVRVKAKLDGRTYGARFVLLSPDRVSGYQWGVERCPVCHARKGACLCRRPPSRKTKA; the protein is encoded by the coding sequence ATGGCTGTCCAAGAACGACCGATCCAACTGAGCAGGCGGGAGTATCGCGACAAGGTTCGCGGGTGCTGGCTGGGGAAGAACATCGGAGGGACGCTGGGCGGCCCCTTCGAGGGGCACAAGTACGTCAACGGACTGACGTTTTACGATCCGGTGCCGCGGGAGCCGCAGCCGAACGACGACCTGGACCTTCAGTTGGTGTGGCTCAAGATGCTCGAGGACACCGGCACGCTCGAACCGAGCCTGACGGATTTCGTCCGGTACTGGCTGGATTATTTGCGGGCGTATCCGGATTCGGAGTACGGCGTGTGCCTGATGAATCTGGAGCGCGGGCTGCGGCCGCCGATTTCCGGGTGTTTCGAGAACGGCTTCGCGGACAACATGGGCGCGCCGATTCGCAGCGAGATTTGGGCGTGCATCGCACCGGGCGATCCGCAGTTGGCGGCGGTGCTGGCCTGTCGCGACGCGCTGCTGGACCACGCGGGCGGCGAAGGGGTCTACGGTGAGATGTTCTGGGCGGCGGTTCAGAGCGCCGCGTTCGTGCTGTCCGATCCGCTGACGCTGATTCGCATCGGCCTGTCGATGATTCCGCTGACCAGCTACGTCGCCCAGGCGATCCGCGAGGTGCTCTGGTGCCGCGACCGGGGGATGAACTGGGCCCAGACGCAGCATCACATCGCCAATCTGTTTTCGAACCCGGCGACGGGTTGGCGAGGCATGGGCGCGGCGGCGCTGGCCGCCCCGAACCACGCCTTTACCGTGCTCGGCTGGCTCTACGGCAAGGACTTCGAGGATCGGCTTCTCAAGGCCGTCAACTGCGGCTACGACACCGATTGCACCGGGGCGACGCTGGGGGCGTTGCTCGGGATTCTCGAAGGGGCGGACGCCCTGCCCGCCCGGTGGGTCAAGCCGGTCGGCGACCGGATCATCCTCTACGAACGCACCAGGCGGTTCAACCATCCCAAGACGGTGGCGGAGCTCACGCAGCGGACCGCGGCGGTCATGGAGCAGGTTGTCGCCGGCCGATCCGATACCGTCTGTCTGGGCAACAAGACCGTCGTTCCGGATAATCTGCAGGACCTGCTGTGGCGAAACCAGAAGGCCCGGGCGGCCCTGAGCCTCTACGATCCGCTTTCGGCGGTGGAGACCGACAGGGACCTGGAGATCGTCTTCCACTACGATCGCGAGCCGGTGCTCTATCCGAAGGTGGAGATGATCGTGCGGATCAGCCTGCGGCGGGACGGTCAGCCGGTCGAGGGCGCGGCGATGCAACTGACCGGGCCGAAAGGATGGAAGGTGGTCGAGCACGGGCCGGGCGTTTTCGGTGTGCGCGCCGAACGGATGCCGGCCAACGGCTGGGTTCGGGTGAAGGCCAAGCTCGACGGCCGGACGTACGGCGCGCGATTTGTGCTGCTGAGTCCGGACCGCGTCAGCGGCTACCAGTGGGGCGTCGAGCGGTGCCCGGTCTGCCACGCCCGCAAGGGCGCGTGCCTCTGTCGCCGGCCGCCGTCCCGGAAGACAAAGGCTTGA